One genomic region from Sulfurimonas sp. hsl 1-7 encodes:
- a CDS encoding phosphoribosyltransferase, with product MKQYKEILQNRQDAAKKLTEVIPMNKLKDERWELIAVSHGGLELSTYIRGRLKNRIDILFLEPIMAPNNPECEVARVSETEEIVIQENLIESFEIKLDYVYGEAHRKHEEGILSNIYKFRKGRPFASMKDKIVLLIDEGSETGTKLMTALKTVLAQSPKAVYIAVPVIPSDVLETLETFVDDIFFLHEIDDYVETGLYYKKLEKVDDETVEKILEENK from the coding sequence ATGAAACAGTATAAAGAGATATTACAAAACAGACAAGATGCCGCTAAAAAACTTACCGAAGTGATCCCTATGAACAAGCTTAAAGATGAGCGATGGGAATTGATCGCCGTATCTCATGGCGGTTTAGAGCTAAGTACCTATATCAGAGGAAGACTAAAAAACCGTATAGATATCCTTTTTTTAGAACCAATTATGGCACCAAACAATCCTGAATGTGAAGTTGCACGTGTAAGTGAAACAGAAGAGATTGTTATCCAGGAGAACCTGATCGAGTCTTTTGAAATTAAACTCGATTATGTCTATGGTGAAGCACATAGAAAGCATGAAGAGGGTATACTTAGCAATATATATAAGTTTAGAAAAGGACGACCTTTTGCATCTATGAAAGATAAGATAGTTCTTTTAATTGATGAAGGAAGTGAAACCGGTACGAAGTTGATGACTGCTTTAAAGACGGTGTTAGCACAATCTCCAAAAGCAGTTTACATAGCTGTCCCTGTGATTCCAAGTGATGTACTGGAAACTTTGGAAACTTTTGTAGATGATATATTCTTTCTGCATGAAATTGATGATTATGTAGAAACTGGACTTTACTATAAAAAATTAGAAAAAGTAGATGACGAAACTGTAGAAAAAATTTTAGAGGAAAATAAATGA
- a CDS encoding LPS-assembly protein LptD has product MLKTLLLFTLLLSSVYASSKVEVYASHMDTNGSTVFAENGVTVIYQDYFLTAKRAIYNRDTSDLELFDNIKVNYKGNYKLLGEYARLNLAKKEKEFKPFYMLDTSSEVWMSGKSGYAKDYDIDVESGMVSGCNPIDPLWKMAFSSSDYNAQTKWLNLYNARFYFYDIPIFYTPYFGYSLDTTRRTGLLMPSLGLSSTEGFYYEQPIYIAEQNWWDLELKPQARTNRGNGIYSKFRFVDSQTSKGEINLGYFKEYDSYLNSSLISLKNDKHYGVNFKYENSDVLNQWFATELEGQSGLYVDVSHMNDVEYINLASNSAQSQVTSNQVLSRINAFYNTDDNYIATYFKYYQDLEQETNANVLQQLPTLHYHYYLDTFLKDHLLYSLDGQSKNIYRRIDTSVVQTDINLPVTLQTDLFDEYLNLAYKANIYMQHSAFRGSTTALPNYEYQDGYFLRNYHTLSVSTQLTKAFDDFIHVMGFSARYNRFDQSVQTGYYDEVADFCSLEENQNDARCEFYNINAIDNEAYLDFTQYFFDSAANEFLYHRLSQQLSYETGKDKLGELENELDYKLSKHLSFYNNMFYNYQQHRFTKIFNSITYNDYGLKLDLSHLFKYDIAKVNTLEDPFTKYLTSSLEYDYNRHYSFSAIYNYDIELKQVKTASVGFMYKKRCWDFGVKYSENTRPILDANGDASSIKDRYVFISVVLKPFMKPDPNNALIEYKLEEQVSN; this is encoded by the coding sequence ATGCTTAAAACTCTCCTCCTTTTTACACTTTTATTATCTTCGGTTTATGCTTCATCGAAGGTTGAAGTGTATGCTTCACATATGGATACAAACGGTTCTACGGTATTTGCCGAGAATGGTGTAACTGTTATATATCAAGATTATTTTTTAACGGCAAAAAGAGCAATATATAACAGAGATACTTCTGATCTCGAATTGTTTGATAATATAAAAGTGAACTACAAAGGTAACTATAAACTTCTAGGAGAATATGCAAGACTTAATTTAGCAAAAAAAGAGAAAGAGTTTAAACCGTTTTATATGCTAGATACCTCTTCAGAAGTATGGATGAGCGGTAAAAGCGGGTATGCCAAAGATTATGATATAGATGTTGAAAGCGGAATGGTAAGTGGATGTAATCCAATTGATCCGCTTTGGAAAATGGCATTTAGCTCATCAGATTATAATGCTCAGACAAAATGGCTGAACCTCTATAATGCAAGATTCTATTTTTATGATATTCCTATATTTTATACACCGTACTTTGGGTACTCTTTAGATACAACACGTAGAACAGGTTTGTTAATGCCTTCTCTAGGACTCTCTTCAACAGAAGGGTTCTATTATGAACAACCTATATATATCGCAGAGCAAAACTGGTGGGATTTAGAGCTAAAACCACAAGCACGTACAAACAGAGGAAACGGGATTTACTCAAAATTTCGTTTCGTTGACTCTCAAACCTCTAAAGGTGAGATAAATCTAGGTTACTTTAAAGAGTATGATTCTTATTTAAACTCAAGTTTAATCAGTTTAAAAAATGATAAACATTACGGTGTGAACTTTAAATATGAAAATAGTGACGTTCTTAATCAATGGTTTGCAACAGAACTAGAGGGGCAGTCAGGCCTATATGTTGATGTGAGTCATATGAATGATGTTGAGTATATTAACCTCGCTTCAAACAGTGCGCAATCACAGGTAACGTCAAACCAAGTTCTTTCTCGAATCAATGCTTTTTATAATACTGATGATAACTATATCGCAACATATTTTAAATACTATCAAGATTTAGAACAAGAGACGAATGCAAATGTACTACAGCAGCTGCCGACTCTGCATTACCATTATTATTTAGACACATTTTTAAAAGATCATCTCCTTTATTCTTTAGATGGGCAGAGTAAAAATATCTATAGACGAATAGATACGAGTGTAGTGCAAACAGATATTAATCTGCCTGTTACTCTGCAAACAGATCTATTTGATGAATATTTGAACCTTGCATATAAAGCTAATATCTATATGCAGCACTCTGCATTTCGCGGATCTACTACTGCATTACCAAACTACGAATATCAAGATGGATACTTCTTAAGAAACTATCATACTTTGAGTGTTTCTACGCAACTCACAAAAGCGTTTGATGATTTCATACATGTTATGGGATTTTCTGCAAGATATAACCGATTTGATCAAAGTGTGCAAACAGGTTATTATGATGAAGTTGCTGATTTTTGTTCCCTAGAGGAGAATCAAAACGATGCAAGATGTGAGTTTTATAATATTAATGCAATAGACAATGAAGCATACCTAGACTTTACACAATATTTTTTCGATAGTGCAGCGAATGAATTTCTTTACCACAGACTTTCTCAACAACTTTCATATGAAACAGGGAAAGACAAACTGGGTGAGCTTGAAAATGAATTAGATTATAAATTGAGCAAACATCTTTCTTTTTATAATAATATGTTTTATAATTATCAACAGCATCGTTTTACAAAAATTTTCAACTCTATAACGTATAATGATTACGGACTAAAGTTAGACCTATCTCATCTATTTAAGTATGATATAGCAAAAGTAAATACACTAGAAGATCCTTTTACAAAGTATTTAACATCATCATTAGAGTATGATTACAATAGACATTACAGTTTTTCTGCAATATATAATTATGATATTGAACTAAAACAGGTAAAAACAGCGTCAGTCGGATTTATGTATAAAAAGAGATGTTGGGATTTCGGTGTAAAATATAGTGAAAATACAAGACCTATTTTGGATGCAAACGGAGATGCTTCTTCGATCAAAGACAGGTATGTATTTATAAGTGTAGTGTTAAAACCGTTTATGAAACCTGATCCAAATAATGCTCTGATAGAGTATAAGTTAGAAGAGCAAGTGAGTAATTAA